The Fluviicola sp. genome contains a region encoding:
- a CDS encoding ABC-F family ATP-binding cassette domain-containing protein, producing the protein MISVDSVTVEFSGKVLFSDVSFVINDTDKIALMGKNGAGKSTLLKILAGVNKATKGGVSAPKDAVIAYLPQHLLTEDNCTVFEETSKAFAGIFAMRDEIEALNQELTVRTDYDSDDYMKLIERVSELSEKFYSIEEINYDGEVEKVLKGMGFEREDFTRPTSEFSGGWRMRIELAKILLQKPDLILLDEPTNHMDIESIQWLEDFLVNSAKAVVVISHDRAFVDAITNRTIEVTMGRIYDYKAKYSHYLELRKERRAQQQKQYEEQQKFIAETTEFIERFKGTYSKTLQVQSRVKMLEKLDIIEVDEVDNSALRLKFPPAPRSGSYPVVITDLQKKYDDHTVFSDVNVTIERGEKVAFVGRNGEGKSTLVKAIMKEIGYEGNLELGHNVQIGYFAQNQASLLDEELTIFETIDRIAEGDIRTKIKDLLGAFMFGGDSSTKKVKVLSGGEKTRLALIKLLLEPVNLLILDEPTNHLDMKTKDIIKDALNAFDGTLILVSHDRDFLDGLVTKVYEFGNKRVKTHFDDINGFLATKKMENLKEIERK; encoded by the coding sequence ATGATCTCAGTAGACAGTGTAACGGTAGAATTCAGCGGTAAAGTTTTATTCAGTGATGTTTCTTTTGTCATTAATGACACGGACAAGATCGCGTTAATGGGTAAAAACGGTGCCGGGAAATCGACTTTGTTGAAAATCCTTGCCGGAGTGAACAAAGCCACCAAAGGTGGGGTTTCTGCTCCCAAAGACGCCGTAATTGCTTATTTGCCCCAGCACTTGCTGACGGAAGATAATTGCACCGTTTTCGAAGAAACCAGCAAAGCTTTTGCGGGAATTTTCGCCATGCGCGATGAGATCGAAGCCCTGAACCAGGAATTGACAGTCCGTACGGATTACGATTCGGACGACTACATGAAACTGATCGAACGCGTTTCCGAACTCAGCGAAAAGTTTTACTCCATCGAAGAGATCAATTACGACGGTGAAGTGGAGAAGGTGCTGAAAGGAATGGGATTTGAGCGCGAAGATTTCACGCGGCCAACTTCCGAATTCAGCGGTGGCTGGAGAATGCGTATCGAATTGGCAAAAATCCTGCTTCAAAAACCGGATCTGATCTTACTGGATGAGCCTACCAACCACATGGATATCGAGTCCATTCAGTGGCTGGAAGATTTCCTGGTGAACAGTGCAAAAGCTGTGGTGGTAATTTCCCACGACCGCGCCTTTGTGGACGCAATTACCAATCGCACCATAGAAGTAACCATGGGACGCATTTACGATTACAAAGCCAAGTATTCCCACTACCTGGAATTGCGCAAGGAACGAAGAGCACAACAACAAAAACAATACGAAGAACAGCAAAAGTTCATCGCGGAAACTACCGAATTCATTGAACGGTTCAAAGGAACATATTCCAAAACACTGCAGGTTCAATCGCGGGTAAAAATGCTCGAAAAACTCGACATCATTGAAGTGGACGAAGTGGACAATTCCGCTTTGCGTTTGAAGTTCCCTCCTGCCCCACGCTCGGGTTCTTACCCTGTAGTAATTACCGATCTTCAAAAAAAATACGACGATCACACGGTATTCTCAGATGTAAATGTGACGATCGAACGCGGGGAAAAAGTGGCTTTTGTGGGAAGAAACGGAGAAGGAAAATCGACCCTGGTAAAGGCAATCATGAAGGAAATCGGCTACGAAGGAAACCTGGAATTGGGACACAACGTTCAGATCGGGTACTTTGCGCAGAACCAGGCTTCTTTGCTGGATGAAGAATTAACCATTTTTGAAACGATCGACCGCATTGCCGAAGGAGATATCCGAACGAAAATAAAAGATTTGCTGGGCGCTTTCATGTTTGGCGGAGATTCTTCTACCAAAAAGGTAAAAGTATTGTCGGGAGGAGAAAAAACGCGCCTGGCGTTGATTAAATTGCTGCTTGAACCTGTCAATTTGCTGATTCTCGATGAGCCGACCAATCACCTGGACATGAAAACGAAAGATATCATCAAGGATGCCCTGAACGCTTTCGACGGAACGCTGATTCTTGTATCCCACGACCGGGATTTCCTGGACGGTTTGGTAACCAAGGTTTATGAATTCGGGAATAAGCGGGTGAAAACGCATTTCGATGACATCAACGGTTTCCTGGCAACGAAGAAGATGGAAAACCTGAAAGAAATCGAACGGAAATAA
- a CDS encoding two-component regulator propeller domain-containing protein — translation MRSLLLVGLMGLSSAAFAQLGTGQWRMHVAASQAIDVAYGDGLAMAALKTGVIEYDEAAGETKIYNDQNGLSDIIVSCISYDAGTKSFFIGYDNGNIDQLYSDGTIVNIPAVKLASITGNKRINSFTSKNGRVFAATGFAIVVLDPNKHEVKDTYNPFGVPKNYQSVLFVNDSIYAVHNDGMVRAFANNPLLGNPNNWSIDTRVDEPALDVSYTKGGVLNNELYILAKKQAYGGDSIMKVTSGGLQEVIGHQFNPMEIVNFQIVNNKLGVSFSDSYLLFNEDASIFFGISGYSNPAPQIQSVTFQGTSYWIADYKNGLVKYDQFGTSKIISKEGPPKNDFFSINGYNGKMVVTAGTIDRVSLSFSTPGAYTMKDEDWTLFDYSTQPTQWANGVWDIGTAAINPKNEDEVALGGYCQNGLSMVNGSQITNVYGASNSILENTALGNNMTCITALEYDDDGNLWIVNGYSSKILKVKTADGNWYAMSNNSLISNAYASELAIDYNGHKWVGVYGKGLMGYKDNGTISNTSDDIIKVMQTGEGSGNMPSDNVTALAVDFDNEIWIGTDNGLAVLYNSAGIFSAAGTTDVSRILVTYDGNVELLLGNSYISDIEVDGGNRKWIGTAESGIFLVSADGQEVIANYNKDNSPMISNTVLDMEFNHLTGELFIITDNGMVSFRTDATYEDPDYASTTVFPNPVKPEFTGPITIQGIKYGSDVKITDAAGNLVYKTTSNGGTATWNGKRLTGEAVSSGVYFIWTAPTEGKGKKVGKVVVIR, via the coding sequence ATGCGAAGTCTTCTTTTAGTCGGTTTAATGGGTTTATCTTCCGCTGCATTTGCACAGCTTGGAACAGGTCAGTGGCGTATGCATGTGGCTGCTTCTCAGGCAATTGATGTGGCTTACGGTGACGGACTTGCCATGGCGGCATTGAAAACCGGGGTGATCGAATACGACGAAGCCGCAGGTGAAACAAAAATCTACAACGACCAGAACGGACTTTCGGATATTATCGTTTCATGCATTTCTTACGATGCAGGAACGAAATCTTTTTTCATCGGTTACGACAACGGAAACATCGATCAGCTTTATTCGGATGGAACAATCGTCAATATTCCTGCGGTAAAATTGGCTTCCATTACCGGAAATAAGCGGATCAACAGCTTTACCTCGAAAAACGGGAGAGTGTTTGCCGCAACCGGTTTCGCGATCGTTGTGCTCGACCCCAATAAACACGAAGTAAAAGATACCTACAATCCGTTCGGTGTTCCCAAAAACTACCAATCGGTATTGTTTGTGAACGATTCTATTTATGCAGTTCACAATGACGGAATGGTCAGGGCGTTTGCGAATAATCCCTTGTTGGGGAATCCGAACAACTGGAGCATAGATACCCGCGTGGACGAACCTGCTTTGGATGTTTCGTATACGAAAGGCGGGGTTTTAAACAATGAACTTTACATCCTGGCCAAAAAGCAGGCATATGGCGGCGATTCCATTATGAAAGTTACATCCGGCGGATTGCAGGAAGTCATTGGCCATCAGTTCAATCCCATGGAGATTGTGAACTTCCAGATTGTTAATAATAAGCTGGGAGTAAGCTTTTCGGATTCATACCTGCTGTTTAATGAAGACGCTTCGATCTTTTTCGGTATTTCCGGATATTCGAATCCTGCTCCGCAAATCCAGTCGGTTACTTTTCAGGGAACCAGCTATTGGATTGCAGACTATAAGAACGGATTGGTCAAATACGACCAGTTCGGAACTTCAAAGATTATTTCAAAGGAAGGACCTCCGAAAAATGACTTTTTCAGCATCAACGGATATAACGGGAAAATGGTGGTAACTGCCGGAACAATCGACCGGGTTTCATTGAGTTTTAGTACTCCCGGAGCATATACCATGAAAGATGAAGACTGGACTTTGTTCGATTATTCTACACAACCTACACAGTGGGCGAATGGAGTGTGGGACATAGGTACAGCAGCCATTAACCCGAAAAACGAAGATGAGGTTGCATTGGGCGGATATTGCCAGAATGGATTGAGCATGGTGAATGGTTCACAAATCACGAATGTTTACGGAGCTTCCAACTCAATCCTGGAGAATACGGCGCTTGGGAATAACATGACGTGTATTACTGCTTTGGAATACGATGACGACGGGAACCTGTGGATTGTCAACGGGTACTCTTCCAAAATATTGAAAGTCAAAACAGCAGATGGGAATTGGTATGCCATGTCAAACAATTCTTTAATTTCCAATGCCTACGCTTCGGAACTGGCAATCGATTACAACGGACATAAATGGGTCGGAGTTTACGGAAAAGGATTGATGGGCTACAAGGATAACGGAACCATTTCCAATACTTCGGACGATATTATCAAAGTAATGCAAACCGGTGAAGGATCCGGAAACATGCCTTCGGATAACGTAACCGCTTTGGCTGTGGATTTCGACAATGAGATCTGGATCGGAACAGATAACGGACTGGCCGTTTTATACAACAGCGCAGGAATCTTTTCTGCCGCCGGAACAACAGATGTTTCACGCATTTTGGTTACTTACGACGGGAATGTGGAGCTTTTGCTCGGAAATTCCTACATCTCCGATATTGAAGTGGATGGCGGTAACAGAAAGTGGATCGGAACGGCTGAATCGGGAATCTTCCTGGTTTCTGCAGACGGTCAGGAAGTGATTGCAAATTACAACAAGGACAATTCACCTATGATCTCCAATACGGTTCTGGACATGGAATTCAATCACCTTACCGGGGAGTTGTTCATCATCACCGATAACGGAATGGTTTCTTTCCGCACGGATGCCACATACGAAGATCCGGATTATGCTTCAACAACTGTTTTCCCGAATCCCGTAAAGCCTGAATTTACAGGGCCGATTACTATCCAGGGAATTAAGTACGGAAGTGATGTGAAAATCACCGATGCAGCCGGGAACCTAGTCTATAAAACTACTTCAAACGGTGGAACTGCAACCTGGAATGGTAAACGACTGACCGGAGAAGCTGTGAGCTCCGGAGTATATTTTATCTGGACGGCTCCAACGGAAGGAAAAGGGAAGAAAGTAGGAAAAGTAGTTGTTATCCGATGA
- the recO gene encoding DNA repair protein RecO has product MKITDKAVVLSRLPYSETSLIVNLFTLESGLQTFLFQGAKKKKGLILFPLELVEITYYKRNDSSLLKLTEMQSLEPLHRLLENPLKSSIAFFVSELMLICLRDNHQDKKLFAFLSREIHWLNESEELSNYLIWFLAQVSKLEGFQPEVQSNTPKYFELQEGKFTNELPFLPSYLEEPWLHWLTDSLEYEKLDFLALSIPREERVKLIDAWLEYYQFHISGMRKMKSLEIIRTVFN; this is encoded by the coding sequence ATGAAAATAACGGATAAAGCAGTTGTTTTATCGCGTTTGCCTTATTCTGAAACCAGTTTAATTGTTAATCTTTTTACCCTTGAATCGGGGTTACAAACTTTCCTGTTCCAGGGAGCCAAAAAGAAAAAGGGTTTGATCCTGTTTCCCCTGGAATTGGTGGAAATCACTTACTACAAAAGAAACGATAGCAGTTTGTTGAAGCTCACTGAGATGCAGTCTTTGGAACCTTTGCATCGGCTGCTGGAAAATCCCTTGAAATCGAGTATCGCCTTTTTCGTTTCCGAATTGATGCTGATTTGTTTGCGGGACAATCACCAGGATAAAAAACTGTTTGCTTTTCTAAGTCGGGAAATTCATTGGTTGAATGAAAGTGAAGAGCTTAGCAATTACCTGATCTGGTTTTTGGCGCAGGTTTCCAAACTGGAAGGATTCCAACCCGAAGTACAAAGCAATACCCCGAAGTATTTTGAACTGCAGGAAGGAAAATTCACCAATGAACTGCCTTTTTTGCCTTCATACCTGGAAGAACCCTGGCTTCATTGGTTAACGGATAGTCTGGAATACGAAAAACTGGATTTCCTGGCGCTTTCTATTCCAAGGGAAGAACGGGTAAAACTGATTGATGCCTGGCTGGAATATTATCAGTTCCATATAAGCGGTATGCGAAAAATGAAATCCCTGGAAATAATCAGAACCGTTTTTAATTAA